In Acinetobacter pittii, one genomic interval encodes:
- a CDS encoding LysR family transcriptional regulator: MSYFDINRSGELAIFIRVVELGSFSAAARACDMTPSAVSKLISRLEKRLGVRLLNRSTRQFQLTSEGCQFYEQGIQILNDLDELEQSVTANHMPQGRIRIHTSLSYWTHFLLPCISLFNQRYPQIELEAHLSDEVINLVEQRIDVAIRTGPLKSSNLIARTLGSTQKHYVCSPAYIEKYGCPQHPEDLYGHQLLDVSYQRQNKTWFFKKDDQEITLVPTKVLRVNHGEAILQLALADVGVAQLNEFQIQKAVEQKLLVKILEDWNTNASEEFHAVWIGHDKYVPKRVRAFLDFLVEHANIS, from the coding sequence ATGTCCTATTTTGATATTAATCGGTCTGGCGAGTTGGCAATTTTTATTCGTGTAGTTGAATTAGGAAGCTTTTCGGCAGCCGCAAGAGCTTGCGACATGACGCCATCTGCGGTTAGTAAGTTAATTTCTCGGTTGGAAAAAAGACTTGGCGTCAGACTACTGAACCGTTCAACACGTCAATTCCAACTCACCAGTGAAGGATGCCAGTTTTATGAGCAAGGTATTCAAATCCTGAACGATCTAGACGAACTTGAACAATCTGTTACTGCAAACCATATGCCGCAAGGGCGAATTAGAATTCATACTAGTCTTTCATATTGGACGCATTTTTTATTGCCTTGTATTTCTCTATTTAATCAACGCTACCCACAAATAGAATTAGAAGCTCATTTAAGCGATGAAGTGATTAATTTGGTTGAGCAAAGAATAGATGTTGCAATTCGTACAGGGCCTTTAAAAAGCTCAAACTTGATTGCTCGTACACTCGGGAGCACGCAGAAACATTATGTATGTTCACCAGCCTATATTGAAAAGTATGGCTGTCCGCAGCACCCAGAAGACTTATATGGACATCAGCTTTTAGATGTAAGTTATCAACGCCAGAATAAAACATGGTTCTTTAAAAAAGACGATCAAGAAATCACGCTTGTCCCCACTAAAGTATTAAGAGTAAATCATGGAGAAGCGATCTTACAGTTAGCACTTGCAGATGTGGGCGTTGCACAGCTTAATGAATTCCAAATCCAAAAAGCTGTAGAGCAAAAACTATTGGTCAAAATTCTTGAAGACTGGAATACCAATGCTTCTGAAGAATTTCATGCCGTCTGGATTGGACATGATAAATATGTTCCTAAACGTGTCAGGGCTTTTTTAGATTTCTTGGTCGAGCATGCAAACATTAGTTAA
- a CDS encoding SGNH/GDSL hydrolase family protein: MKLYQSALFSLVLSSTVAQAEVQNSQWITTWAASPQKVWNKDFVFPTLIPDQISNQTIKQISQISLGGEAVRLIFTNQYGDQPIYIDKTTVGLIKGQSLKSKSAYPVYFSGKLKAQILPGKQLMSDPIQLPVPNHGQLMVNTFIQKPTTFKTFHWDAKQTSWLITGNQTANLNTPSNAKTTTARLLLSAVEVKPKRKAHVIAVIGDSITDGATATLDANTRWTDFLAKRLSPHQVAVINSGISGNRLLNDGMGDSALERLKKEVFQYSGVKTLIVLVGINDISWPGTAFAPKQPIPTFEALTQGYKRVVDEAHRQGIQVIGATLLPFSGALPNTPLDNYYQPNKDELRQRINHWMRTSHTFDGVLDLDQGLKDPKHPDRLNPIYDSGDHLHPNDRGNQQMANLVDVNQLLHK, from the coding sequence ATGAAACTTTATCAATCTGCCCTATTTTCTCTTGTTTTATCATCTACTGTAGCGCAAGCAGAAGTACAAAATAGCCAATGGATTACCACTTGGGCAGCTAGTCCACAAAAAGTTTGGAATAAAGATTTCGTTTTTCCGACTCTAATTCCAGATCAAATATCTAATCAGACCATCAAACAAATTAGTCAAATTAGTTTAGGTGGTGAAGCTGTTAGGCTTATTTTTACCAATCAATATGGGGATCAACCGATCTATATTGATAAAACTACCGTGGGACTAATCAAAGGACAAAGCCTTAAATCAAAGAGTGCTTATCCAGTTTATTTTTCTGGAAAGCTTAAAGCACAAATTTTACCTGGCAAACAGCTAATGAGTGATCCAATCCAGCTACCTGTTCCCAATCATGGGCAATTAATGGTTAATACCTTTATTCAAAAGCCAACTACATTTAAAACTTTTCATTGGGACGCCAAACAAACCAGTTGGCTAATTACAGGCAACCAGACCGCCAACTTAAATACGCCTAGCAATGCCAAAACTACCACTGCGCGATTATTATTGTCAGCTGTGGAAGTAAAACCGAAGCGTAAAGCACATGTTATTGCAGTCATTGGAGATTCAATTACCGATGGTGCAACTGCAACTTTAGATGCAAATACCAGATGGACCGACTTTTTAGCTAAGCGCTTATCACCACATCAAGTAGCGGTCATTAATAGTGGAATTTCAGGAAATCGGTTACTTAACGACGGTATGGGCGACAGTGCTTTAGAACGCTTGAAAAAAGAAGTATTTCAATATTCTGGAGTGAAAACATTAATTGTTCTGGTGGGTATTAATGATATCTCATGGCCGGGTACCGCATTTGCACCTAAACAACCAATACCGACTTTTGAAGCATTAACCCAAGGCTATAAACGTGTGGTAGATGAAGCACATCGCCAAGGTATTCAAGTGATTGGGGCAACGTTACTTCCATTTTCAGGTGCCTTACCCAACACTCCTTTAGATAATTACTATCAACCGAATAAAGATGAATTACGTCAGCGCATTAATCACTGGATGAGAACCAGCCATACATTTGACGGCGTACTTGATCTTGATCAAGGCTTAAAAGACCCTAAACATCCTGATCGATTAAATCCAATTTATGATTCGGGAGATCATTTACATCCTAATGACCGTGGTAATCAGCAAATGGCAAATCTGGTCGATGTAAACCAGTTACTTCATAAATAA
- a CDS encoding MFS transporter, translating into MTTSKLNVNEVIDQAKFTPFHWSILLWCLLIIIFDGYDLVIYGVVLPLLMQEWSLTAVQAGMLASTALCGMMFGAMFFGTLADKIGRKNVILICVTLFSGFTFLGAFASSPLEFGVLRFLAGLGIGGVMPNLVALTSEYAPKRIRSTLVGTMFSGYAIGGILSALIGSYLVESQGWQIMFLIAGIPLLLLPVIWKFLPESLTFLVKTGKTEQAHKIIQKISPEQTLTINTHLMLNEDNVPTGSSVKGLFQQGRAFNTLMFWLVFFMCLLMVYALSSWLPKLMLAAGYSLGKSILFLLALNVGAMIGSIGGGILSDKFHLKPVIMGMLLSGVLALVGLGFNSPAYVLYGLVTVAGAATIGTSILLYSYVAQYYPLSVRSTGIGCASGVGRIGAIVGPILTGLLLGFELPHKMNFVMIAIPAILGLFAVMVLRRHVAEKQSITPKLNVELEGN; encoded by the coding sequence ATGACAACATCTAAATTAAATGTAAATGAAGTTATTGATCAGGCCAAATTTACCCCTTTTCACTGGAGTATTTTGCTTTGGTGTTTATTAATTATTATTTTTGACGGTTATGATCTGGTGATTTATGGCGTTGTACTGCCTTTGCTGATGCAAGAGTGGTCGTTAACAGCAGTACAAGCGGGGATGTTAGCAAGTACAGCACTGTGCGGAATGATGTTTGGAGCAATGTTCTTTGGAACTTTGGCAGACAAAATAGGCCGTAAAAATGTAATTTTAATTTGTGTAACTCTTTTTAGTGGTTTTACCTTCTTAGGTGCTTTTGCATCAAGCCCACTTGAGTTTGGGGTACTTCGGTTCTTGGCGGGACTAGGCATTGGTGGGGTCATGCCAAATTTAGTGGCACTTACCTCGGAGTACGCACCTAAACGTATACGCAGTACGCTGGTGGGGACCATGTTTAGTGGTTATGCGATTGGGGGAATTCTTTCAGCCTTAATTGGTAGTTATTTGGTTGAAAGTCAGGGGTGGCAAATTATGTTTTTAATTGCTGGTATTCCATTACTTTTATTACCTGTCATTTGGAAGTTTTTACCTGAGTCTTTAACCTTTTTAGTTAAAACAGGTAAAACTGAACAGGCACATAAAATTATTCAAAAAATTTCACCTGAACAAACCTTAACCATCAACACGCACTTAATGCTTAATGAAGATAATGTGCCAACAGGTAGCTCTGTAAAAGGATTATTTCAACAGGGCCGTGCATTTAATACACTCATGTTCTGGCTCGTATTCTTTATGTGCTTACTCATGGTATATGCCTTAAGTAGCTGGTTACCAAAACTCATGCTGGCAGCAGGGTACTCGCTCGGAAAGAGTATTTTATTCTTGCTTGCCTTAAATGTTGGTGCAATGATCGGTTCAATCGGTGGTGGGATTTTGTCTGATAAATTCCACTTAAAACCTGTAATTATGGGAATGCTGCTATCGGGTGTTCTGGCACTGGTTGGCTTAGGTTTTAACTCACCAGCTTATGTTTTATATGGTTTGGTGACTGTGGCAGGAGCGGCAACGATTGGTACCTCAATTTTGCTTTATAGCTATGTGGCGCAATATTATCCATTAAGTGTGCGTTCTACTGGAATTGGCTGTGCCTCTGGTGTTGGTCGTATTGGGGCAATTGTTGGGCCTATCTTAACGGGTCTGTTATTAGGTTTTGAACTTCCCCATAAGATGAATTTTGTGATGATCGCAATCCCTGCAATTTTAGGACTTTTTGCTGTCATGGTACTTCGAAGACATGTAGCTGAAAAACAGTCCATTACACCAAAACTTAACGTCGAGTTAGAAGGTAATTAA
- a CDS encoding DcaP family trimeric outer membrane transporter: MKVLNTTVQKSLLAVSITLYVSSAFAGQTDLEIAQLRQEVKELRAMLQANMEAQKSLSQGRVELANSITPQAVSPIQQGLTKSGAEFNLYGYIRADASYQMKGASTMYNNISGVPLENTPEESAQKDQLHSTVNVTRFGLNFKTPTAAGEVGGKLEMDFFGAATRDQFRIRHAYLTFNKWLVGQTWSTFIAPEYYPETIDAGTFVGSALLRSPLVRYSDNLTANTSFAVSVEDPKYTAASDPDNKMRLPALVGRLNHKFANGSMLSGRSFVAEKRTNNDEEMSWGVGFGGKYQVTSDTLLKADYYHVKGDGRFLLWSNSGYAIDDQNNIHSNEFDTVSLGITHQFTPQIRSTLGYGYMKAKDDNRFAELQRNSTTQNKELWQGWVNALYNPYKPITLGVEYVYGERETFDGRNGIDSRFNMMASYDF; the protein is encoded by the coding sequence ATGAAAGTTTTAAATACAACGGTTCAAAAAAGCCTGTTGGCTGTTTCGATCACTCTATATGTGTCTTCTGCTTTTGCAGGCCAAACAGATCTTGAAATAGCACAACTTCGCCAAGAAGTGAAAGAGTTACGGGCTATGTTACAAGCTAACATGGAGGCGCAAAAATCTTTATCGCAAGGGCGAGTGGAACTAGCAAATTCAATAACTCCTCAAGCCGTATCGCCAATACAGCAAGGTTTAACCAAGTCTGGTGCAGAATTTAACTTATACGGTTATATACGGGCAGATGCTTCTTATCAAATGAAGGGGGCCTCTACTATGTATAACAATATTAGTGGAGTACCGCTCGAAAATACGCCAGAAGAGTCCGCACAAAAAGACCAGTTGCACAGCACCGTTAATGTGACACGGTTTGGGCTGAATTTTAAAACCCCAACTGCTGCGGGTGAGGTAGGCGGGAAACTGGAAATGGACTTCTTTGGGGCAGCCACTCGTGATCAGTTTCGGATACGCCATGCTTATTTAACCTTTAACAAATGGCTCGTCGGTCAAACATGGTCAACTTTTATTGCTCCAGAATATTATCCGGAAACGATCGATGCAGGCACATTTGTAGGAAGTGCATTATTAAGATCGCCACTGGTTCGTTATAGCGATAACTTAACTGCCAATACAAGTTTTGCTGTATCGGTTGAAGACCCGAAATATACCGCTGCATCAGACCCCGATAACAAAATGCGTTTACCAGCTTTGGTAGGGCGTTTAAATCATAAATTTGCCAATGGTTCGATGCTATCGGGGCGTAGTTTTGTTGCCGAAAAGAGAACCAATAATGATGAGGAAATGTCTTGGGGTGTTGGCTTCGGCGGTAAATATCAGGTTACGTCCGATACATTACTTAAAGCCGATTATTACCATGTCAAAGGAGATGGGCGTTTCCTACTATGGAGTAATAGCGGCTATGCAATAGATGATCAAAACAATATACACAGCAATGAATTTGATACCGTTTCTTTGGGTATCACTCATCAATTTACGCCACAAATTCGTTCAACCTTGGGTTATGGCTATATGAAAGCCAAAGATGATAACCGTTTTGCTGAATTACAACGTAATAGCACCACTCAAAATAAAGAGCTTTGGCAGGGCTGGGTGAATGCACTTTATAACCCTTACAAACCAATTACCTTGGGCGTCGAATATGTTTATGGCGAACGAGAAACTTTTGATGGCCGTAACGGGATTGATAGCCGCTTCAATATGATGGCGAGTTATGACTTTTAA
- the cmoA gene encoding class I SAM-dependent methyltransferase: MAKDFNSPKVVDGYDQHIRKLIPGYEVIHLQVDAILQSVLPPNAHILIVGCGTGYELEYLLKRHPDWKFTAVDPSLTMLQKAQEQVELLGKPSQVSFVHGETSDLSLENCFDAALSILVAHFISDEIKPVFFKNIYDRLKEKAVLLTYDLMTCVNPQQLQALRYLCLAQGLTEEQCQKMLERMDQDFFSLTTEGYIKLLEKAGFESVQSYTQILTYQGFIAKK, translated from the coding sequence ATGGCAAAAGACTTTAATAGCCCAAAGGTAGTCGACGGGTATGACCAACATATTCGTAAATTGATTCCGGGCTATGAAGTGATCCATCTACAGGTGGATGCCATTTTGCAGTCGGTATTGCCACCAAATGCTCATATTTTAATTGTGGGCTGTGGGACGGGTTATGAACTCGAATATTTACTTAAACGACATCCCGACTGGAAATTTACAGCAGTTGATCCATCTTTGACTATGCTGCAAAAAGCTCAGGAACAGGTTGAACTTTTAGGTAAGCCTTCCCAAGTCAGCTTTGTTCACGGTGAAACGTCAGATTTATCTCTTGAGAATTGCTTTGATGCTGCACTTTCTATACTGGTGGCTCATTTTATTTCAGATGAGATAAAACCTGTTTTTTTTAAGAATATTTATGATCGTTTAAAAGAAAAAGCAGTTTTGCTGACCTACGATTTAATGACTTGTGTAAACCCACAGCAGCTTCAAGCACTACGTTATTTATGCTTGGCTCAAGGTTTAACGGAAGAGCAATGTCAAAAAATGTTAGAGCGTATGGACCAAGACTTTTTTAGCCTAACTACTGAAGGATATATAAAACTTTTAGAAAAAGCTGGTTTTGAAAGTGTGCAATCTTATACGCAAATTTTGACGTATCAGGGATTTATTGCAAAAAAATAA